In one window of Primulina tabacum isolate GXHZ01 chromosome 8, ASM2559414v2, whole genome shotgun sequence DNA:
- the LOC142553408 gene encoding protein FAR1-RELATED SEQUENCE 5-like: MQLLFMHTLQKKKTNQSPGFYFSIDYDEDGHLKNVYWADNRCRLAYKEFGDVVTFDTTYLTNKYDMPFAPFVGVNHHGQSTLLGCGLIAGEDTDTFVRLFKTWLDCMENQPPKGIITYQDRAMQNAIEIIFPNTKHRWCLWHILRKLPEKFGYHKEKESIFKDIHNCIYESLNPEEFVQSWVAMVDKYTLHENYWLSGLFKERSRWVPCFLNTSFWAGMSSTQRSESMNAFFDGYVHSKTSLKQFVEQYERALRSKVEKEFQADFRSYSQMIPCVSAYDIEKQFQASYTMDKFREFQEEIVVRCIVK; the protein is encoded by the coding sequence ATGCAACTGCTATTCATGCATactttgcaaaaaaaaaaaactaatcagAGTCCCGGTTTCTACTTCTCTATTGATTATGATGAGGATGGTCACCTAAAAAATGTGTATTGGGCTGATAACAGATGTAGACTAGCGTACAAGGAATTCGGTGATGTTGTCACATTCGATACAACTTACTTGACAAACAAGTACGATATGCCATTTGCTCCTTTTGTCGGTGTTAATCATCATGGACAATCGACTCTTCTTGGATGTGGTTTGATTGCGGGTGAGGATACTGACACTTTTGTACGGTTATTTAAGACATGGCTTGACTGCATGGAGAATCAACCTCCCAAAGGTATTATCACATATCAGGACAGGGCCATGCAAAATGCTATAGAGATTATATTCCCCAACACAAAACATAGATGGTGTTTATGGCATATACTTAGAAAGTTACCTGAAAAGTTTGGATATCACAAAGAAAAAGAATCTATTTTTAAGGACATACACAATTGTATATATGAATCATTAAATCCCGAGGAATTTGTTCAGTCCTGGGTTGCAATGGTAGACAAATACACTTTGCACGAAAATTATTGGTTGTCTGGACTTTTTAAAGAAAGATCTCGGTGGGTCCCATGTTTTTTAAACACAAGTTTCTGGGCTGGAATGTCTTCAACGCAACGTAGTGAGAGCATGAATGCTTTTTTCGATGGTTATGTGCATTCTAAAACCAGCTTGAAACAATTTGTTGAACAATATGAGCGGGCTTTGCGTAGCAAAGTAGAGAAAGAGTTTCAGGCAGATTTTCGTTCATATTCCCAGATGATTCCTTGTGTCAGTGCATATGATATAGAGAAGCAATTTCAAGCTTCATATACTATGGACAAGTTTAGAGAATTCCAGGAAGAGATAGTCGTCCGATGTATTGTAAAGTGA
- the LOC142553410 gene encoding NAD(P)H-quinone oxidoreductase subunit N, chloroplastic has translation HNITNHSQFHFLLQWLQQPVHFKDHHLLLSISHTTRKQYLPKSRKISKSTTFGSNASSPRRKSITKCSIGLQDFIGGDLVKPDLGKWLEDVEEHKALAIYSPHEGGYEGRYLNRLRYKGYHFLDLSARGLGDPETTLIKFHPVCPAHLGKQPIARWWFPPEVDYRLSLLPPNARGLVVWIIEAKVLSKAELQFLAILPSLRPRVKVIAECGNWRKFVWKPLKEIAGLSAQEL, from the exons CATAATATAACAAACCAttcccaattccattttttGCTCCAATGGCTGCAGCAGCCTGTTCATTTCAAGGATCATCACCTTCTCCTTTCAATAAGCCATACCACCCGAAAACAATATCTCCCGAAATCCCGCAAGATCAGCAAATCCACAACATTTGGAAGCAATGCATCGTCACCTAGGAGGAAGTCAATAACAAAGTGCAGCATAGGCCTGCAAGATTTCATCGGGGGAGACCTGGTGAAGCCTGACTTAGGAAAATGGTTGGAGGACGTGGAGGAGCACAAGGCGCTGGCCATATACTCGCCTCACGAGGGTGGATACGAGGGGCGGTACCTTAATCGTCTGCGCTACAAAGGGTATCATTTCTTGGACCTATCCGCACGAGGCCTAGGCGATCCCGAGACCACCCTCATCAAGTTCCATCCAGTTTGTCCC GCTCATTTGGGAAAGCAGCCAATAGCAAGGTGGTGGTTTCCTCCGGAAGTTGATTACAGACTCTCTTTGCTCCCTCCCAATGCCAGAGGGCTAGTGGTTTGGATCATTGAAGCCAAG GTTTTATCCAAGGCGGAGCTGCAATTTCTTGCAATACTTCCCTCACTAAGACCCAGGGTCAAAGTGATCGCAGAATGTGGCAACTG GAGAAAGTTTGTGTGGAAACCACTAAAAGAAATTGCGGGATTGTCGGCGCAAGAACTGTAA
- the LOC142553409 gene encoding protein YCF54, chloroplastic-like, producing MFGCTTLNLGCLGGVMLNAPAHNPCKPFLIPSKKPLPLLNSWKPIGSWKSSFSVKTAVAAVDSSDPTETEEQAEKKKTYHFLVANAKFMLDEEEHFKELLAERLRLYGERDKEQDFWLVTEPKFLDNFPNITKRLKRPAVALVSTNGTWIKFMKLRLDRVLQHSFEAENLEEALASNPVNLEFEKPENWTAPYPKYEYGWWEPFLPPKTSSV from the exons ATGTTCGGTTGTACTACACTGAATCTGGGTTGTTTAGGTGGCGTGATGCTGAACGCTCCCGCCCACAACCCCTGCAAACCTTTCTTAATCCCTTCAAAGAAACCGCTGCCATTGTTGAATTCCTGGAAACCCATCGGCAGCTGGAAATCAAGCTTTTCAGTGAAAACGGCTGTGGCTGCGGTTGATTCCTCTGACCCCACTGAAACG GAAGAACAAGCTGAGAAGAAAAAAACATATCATTTTCTTGTGGCCAATGCCAAATTCATGTTGGATGAGGAAGAGCATTTCAAGGAACTTCTAGCTGAGCGTCTTAGGCTTTATGGGGAGAGGGACAAAGAGCAAGACTTTTGGCTTGTGACAGAACCTAAATTCTTGGATAACTTCCCCAATATTACCAAGAGACTCAAGAGACCTGCTGTTGCTCTTGTTTCAACCAATGGCACATGGATTAA GTTCATGAAGTTAAGACTGGACCGCGTGTTGCAACATAGCTTCGAAGCTGAGAATTTAGAAGAAGCTCTGGCTTCAAATCCTGTAAATCTCGAGTTTGAAAAGCCTGAAAATTGGACAGCTCCTTATCCCAAATATGAATATGGGTGGTGGGAGCCGTTCCTTCCCCCAAAGACTTCATCGGTATAA
- the LOC142553405 gene encoding uncharacterized protein LOC142553405, translated as MQIAYLCIILCFQVVAAWSSRELDSLIQEYAFEALVRPRTGVIYDAKVPSNFSGIGVAALRLRSGSLRRKGVERYKEFRIPVDVIEQPYVERLVLVYHNLANWSGLYYPLPGYNFLTPVLGLLAYDATDLSAKNLSELDLRANGDPISIGFSNVRSGLKGSLPKCVSFGLDGSVGFDNVVNGNTCLTRNQGHFSIVVESLAAPPAPAPERGAPGGSGGKRRKKKVWIIVGSVVGGLIALVFLSMLFFCVRKCRRRKEILRMERAADTGVNLPMTTVGTTKAPVASETRTRPMLENEFVP; from the coding sequence ATGCAAATTGCATATCTTTGCATAATCCTCTGTTTTCAAGTGGTCGCTGCTTGGTCAAGTAGAGAACTTGATTCTCTGATTCAAGAATATGCTTTCGAGGCTTTAGTCCGGCCTAGAACTGGTGTTATTTATGATGCAAAAGTGCCCTCCAACTTCTCCGGCATTGGAGTGGCGGCGCTGCGGCTGAGGAGCGGCAGCCTGCGGCGGAAAGGGGTGGAAAGGTACAAAGAGTTCCGGATTCCTGTTGATGTCATTGAGCAGCCTTACGTCGAGAGGCTTGTCTTAGTGTACCATAATTTGGCAAATTGGTCGGGTTTATACTATCCTTTGCCTGGTTACAACTTTTTAACCCCAGTTTTAGGACTTTTAGCATATGATGCCACTGATTTATCTGCCAAAAATTTATCCGAACTCGATTTGCGGGCTAATGGAGATCCGATTTCAATCGGGTTTTCGAATGTGCGATCTGGGTTGAAGGGATCTTTACCAAAATGTGTCTCTTTTGGTTTAGATGGCTCGGTTGGATTCGACAATGTGGTTAATGGAAACACGTGTTTGACTAGAAACCAGGGCCACTTCTCGATTGTAGTGGAGTCACTAGCTGCTCCTCCGGCACCAGCTCCGGAAAGAGGCGCCCCCGGAGGCAGTGGTGGAAAGAGGAGGAAGAAAAAGGTGTGGATCATTGTTGGTTCTGTGGTTGGAGGACTGATAGCTTTAGTTTTCTTGTCTATGCTATTCTTTTGTGTGAGAAAATGTAGGCGTAGAAAAGAGATTCTCCGAATGGAGAGGGCGGCTGACACGGGTGTAAATTTGCCTATGACGACGGTGGGGACGACGAAGGCGCCGGTGGCGTCCGAGACTCGGACTAGGCCGATGCTGGAGAATGAATTTGTTCCTTGA
- the LOC142553407 gene encoding uncharacterized protein LOC142553407 encodes MAYRRRQQGGRPGAFSSSDDYDSAPPPQNAVADGRSSATSSASSLATKAIRASAAYRDSSLSSAYEQSALSSPRDFSSSSSKDSTIYTEKTNMSESKQGFWDVLARKAKAVLDDDIVVQRHETAVGTTVQTSDRTKTGQYHNGYNSPENRRKTDNPSLHRGLDRIASSLNFIGGTIGNALEEGITAVENRTAGIIQETRKIQIRKKSGNLVSRNQDSSLGSLQQQPEMQTRVQPQTHTDLETQLKASRDVAMAMAAKAKLLLRELKTIKADLAFAKERCGQLEEENRILRESRDKGGNPEDDDLIRLQLETLLAEKARLAQENSIYARENRFLREIVEYHQLTMQDVVYLDEGSEEVTEVYPINVMQSIFTTPSLPPTPTIPHGAVTVTTENLSPVSSLKEPYTIVTPVNPYVQTPTEDLRRH; translated from the exons ATGGCTTACAGGAGGAGGCAGCAAGGTGGGAGGCCTGGTGCCTTCTCTTCAAGCGACGATTATGATTCCGCGCCTCCGCCGCAGAATGCGGTGGCAGATGGCAGATCTTCAGCGACTTCCTCAGCCTCCTCGCTGGCCACGAAAGCGATCAGAGCTTCGGCGGCTTACAGAGATTCTTCGCTGTCTTCCGCCTACGAACAATCCGCTCTCTCCTCTCCACGCGACTTCTCATCATCCTCTTCTAAG GATTCAACCATCTATACAGAAAAGACGAACATGAGTGAATCTAAACAAGGATTCTGGGATGTTCTGGCCCGGAAAGCTAAAGCAGTTCTTGATGATGATATTGTAGTTCAACGACATGAAACAGCTGTAGGAACTACAGTCCAGACATCTGATAGAACCAAAACAGGGCAG TACCATAACGGATACAACTCTCCAGAAAACCGTCGAAAAACTGACAACCCTTCTCTGCACAGAGGACTAGATAGAATTGCATCATCACTTAATTTTATTGGTGGTACAATTGGTAATGCTCTTGAG GAAGGTATCACTGCTGTTGAAAACCGTACTGCAGGCATAATTCAAGAAACTCGTAAAATTCAAATAAGGAAAAAGAGTGGTAACCTTGTATCACGGAATCAGGATTCAAGTCTTGGTAGCTTGCAGCAACAACCTGAGATGCAGACTCGTGTGCAGCCTCAGACACACACTGATTTGGAAACACAACTGAAAGCTTCTCGAGAC GTTGCTATGGCGATGGCTGCCAAAGCGAAACTTCTTCTGCGAGAACTGAAGACAATTAAGGCTGACCTGGCTTTTGCGAAGGAGCGCTGTGGTCAGCTGGAAGAAGAAAACCGAATTCTCAGGGAGAGCCGTGACAAAGGTGGCAATCCAGAAGATGATGATTTG ATAAGGCTTCAACTTGAGACCCTTTTGGCCGAGAAAGCTCGACTCGCACAAGAGAATTCAATCTATGCACGGGAGAATCGTTTCTTGAGGGAAATTGTCGAGTACCACCAACTCACCATGCAGGATGTTGTGTACCTGGATGAAGGCAGCGAAGAGGTCACCGAGGTTTACCCCATCAATGTAATGCAATCCATTTTCACTACCCCTTCTCTTCCCCCAACTCCCACGATTCCGCATGGAGCAGTCACGGTAACAACTGAGAATTTATCTCCTGTTTCTTCCCTGAAAGAGCCTTATACAATTGTCACTCCAGTGAACCCTTACGTCCAAACGCCAACAGAAGATTTACGAAGGCATTAG